The Thalassotalea sp. LPB0316 nucleotide sequence CTTACCGACACCATCGATAGACGTATTTGCGATTTATCCAAGTCGAAAACACCTGTCGCCAAAGGTTAGAGTGTTTATTGATATGCTCACTGACGGGTTAGGTCAATGAGTAACAGCTAGTCACTAACTCATAAGTAAGCGACGTTGCTTAGAATTCATTTGTAAGTAATAAAATATAATGATTTACAATGTTTAAATTGTAAGGGCTCTCAACAATTTCACTAGAAGAAAACGATATATTGATCTGTATTTTAAATTTTCTATTGTTCAGATGAATGGCCGGATCTACGATCCAACTCTTGGGCGATTCCTACAGGCTGATCCTATTATTCAGGCTCCGATGAATTCTCAAAGCTACAATCGTTATGCTTATGTTTTTAACAATCCTTTAAGTTACACAGATCCAAGTGGATATAGTGCATGGACCAAATTTAGAGATAAAATTCTTAAGCCTGTTGTCGCGATTGCAATAACAATCTATACAGGTGGAGCTGCATTAGCAGCAGGCGGATGGACAGGGTTGGGAATAGCAATGGCTGGTGGTGCTGCATCAGGTTTTGTTATGACAGGTTCTCTTAAAGGAGCATTAACGGGGGCCTTTAGTGCAGCGGCATTTTATGGAATAGGTTCCTATTTCCAAGGGGCGATGGAAGCAAATAAGCTAAGAGAAGGCTTGGAAGTATTGGAGAATGGTTTAACTACAGCTCAGTTTGCTGGGAAAATTGCAACTCACGCTATAGCAGGTGGTATTATGTCTGATTTGAATGGAGGCAAGTTTGGACATGGATTTTGGGCGGCTGGTGTGACACAAGCAGCAGGTCTTAAAATTGATGGAATTGATGCTTCTTCTAAGTTCAGTCCTGCAAGAATTATGGCTGCTGCAACTTTAGGTGGAACTATATCAAAGATCTCAGGTGGTAAATTTGCTAACGGTGCATTAACAGCAACATTTTCGAGAGCATTTAATGATGAGCTGCACTTTAACGGTAAAAAACTTAGCTGGATTGATGATGAAGGTAAAGTAATCAAGGAATGGTCTGCTGTTTCTGGAAAAAGAGGTTCAACTGTTAAAGATCAGTCGAAAGAAGATTACGGACCAATACCGGAAGGGGAATATACTGTAGCTCAAGATAAATTGCAGTTTTGGGATGATTTATCAGGTTTAAATAAATTTGCGTCAACAATGTCTCCACTCGTGCCGGGAGATCACGGTGCATGGCCGGGCGGAACTACCGCATGGGGCGAATCACGAGTCTGGTTACAAAGTGCCGCTGGAACAAACGTATATGGAAGGAGTGGTTTTTCTATTCATGGTGGTAGCTTTGCAGGTAGCGCAGGTTGTATAGATATGACTCTTCATATGCCTGCATTTACACAAGCTTTTCAGCAGTATAATCAGAATATGACTTTGACGGTGAAGTATTAAATGAAAATTATATTAAAGCTATGTCTATTAATTAATATACTTATGTTGGTAAGCAGCGTTTTGGGGATTAGTGTTTATATTTCTGATCCAGATAGTTACGTTTTTGGGACCGAAGTGAATGGGTTTTCTTACAAGTCTGAAATTCATCATGTGGGCACTAGCCTATTTTTAATTGGCATATTTGCTTTGGGGGTAGCTAGTTATTTCATGAGACACTTAAATGAAAACCTAGGTTCAGCAACTGTCGTCATAGGCATTCTGGCAGTTATTTTAGTCTAAGAGTCTAAGGGGAGAGTAATTTATTTCAAACACTCTGTCCTTATCGTGATTCAGTTTGGGAGCAACTCCAAAGGCGCAGCCAACAAGCAAACGAAAACCAGCTCCCGCTGGTTTTCGTTTGCTTGGCTCAGGTTGCTCCCAAATAAGCCTGAACTACATTAAATTAATGTATGCTTCTCTTTTGGTTTTAATACACTTCGAATTTTTTAAGCTCTAGTGCCCACACAACTAGATTAACCGACCTATTTTGTGCATCTTTTACTTCAGCACGCTCTTCTGGATCTTTGCTATCAAAAAACTCCAAATAAGTGACCATTTCTAACTCATTGTCAAAAGTTATTTCTTCTTTTTCTTGTCTATATTTGACTGTTATTGGATAAACAGGCAACTTATTTACCACCATTTCCAGCCTCCTTGATATGGCCGATGTTTACTTATTTGGCTTCTTGTTTTTCCCGCATGAAAATGCCATACATTTTTATTATGCCCAATTAACTTTGGAATTGGGTGTTTGTCGATTCCAAAGCTTCGTTTCCCATTTTTAAGCCAAGTAAATCCATAACCTCCGGCATTTTCATACCTCATAAACTTAAATGAATAGCCAGCAGCTTTATAGGCAACGTATGGTGTAGCATAACTCAAAACGTCTAGTGCGTTTCCAGCAGCCTCTGCATCCAAAGCCTGCTGCTCTTGGACAGTTAACCCCGGAATTAAACCACTCGAAGCTCCAAAAGTATTATCATTGATAGCGTAAAGCCCTTCTCCACTTTGAATCATTGCCCTATCTTCTTCAATAATTTTCTGTAGATATTCTTCTTCCCTAGCTTCCCATTCTGGTGTTCCTTCTTCGATTGGCTTGGCCGAAGCCCAATCTTGAGCAATCGCAGCACTAAACGCCCATGTCTGTGCACCATTTCCAAACTTTCCACCTGTAAGTTTGGAAACAGTTCCACCAACAACAGCAGAGACAGCAACATTAAGGTAAGCATTTCCAGTTTTGATTCTTCCTCCAACAAGCGCACCTATACCTGCTGACCAAAATCCATGACCAAAATTTCCTCCTTGAATGCGACTAGCTAAACCACCTACCAATCCAGCGGTCAAGAAGCCATGTCCTCCGCCAATCCCAGCAGTAAATCCTCCAATCAATGCAGCCTTTAAGCTTCCAGTAACAGCAAAGCTAGATGCGGCACCAAAAGCTGCACAACCAATAGGCCCCGTAGCACAAGCCAAGAAACCAACGGCAGCATTTAAAATTGGAACTTTCGCAATTGCCCTAAGCACATTACCAACAGTTGCCTGCCATAAATTGCCGAATGCTTTAGCAAGCTTCTTAAAGAAATACCCACTAGGATCGGTATAACTCAATGGGTTATTCAGTACATAGCTATAGCGATTATAAGATTGCGAGTTGGTTGGCGCTTGAATATGTGGATCGGCCTGTAAGAATCGACCCAAAGTTGGATCGTAGATTCGGCCATTCATCTGACTTAATCGTCTTGAGATAAGCTAACCACATGTTTTTTAAAGAACTTTAACTTTGAATAGTTAAGTGCATTTATAGCAACTTTGCAAGCACTAGGTCATCCTAGCGTACAAAAATAAAGGGATGCTCAAACTATTTTTCTTGTTGAGTTCGAGAAAATTTTTATTAATGGTGTTAAGTCACCATGATATCCTGCAATATTAGCCTCCATCCACTGTTTAGGGCTGATGTTATTCCAAGATAAAATGAATCCACTTCGTTTAGCAATAACCTCACAAAGAAGTCTTAAGGCTCGACCATTACCTTCTCTGAAGGGATGAACTACATTCATTTCACAAAAAAAATCCGTTAACTGAGCTATAAACTCGTCGGAATTACTATCTGATAGATTATCTAGGTGGCTTAAAATAGAAAAGCATTTAGATCCTTCTTTTTCAATTCTAGCAACATTGCAAAAACGTGTATCGCCTTTACTTATATCGACAGTTCTTATTTGCCCGGCCCAAGTATAAAGGTCTTGGAAAAGATGAAAATGAATAGCTTTAAAGTACTCGAAGTTTATTACTTGATCGCTGTCATGAAATTGCTCTAAGCGAATAGTTGTAAGTTCGGCCTCCACATCTTCAAGAATATCGGCAGACCTAATATCAAAATTGTTGATTAAAATTTCGGTTTGAGGGTAACAGTAGGGATCATTAGCCACACCGTATTTATCAACCATGAGCTTCTTTTATTTGATTAATATACTGCTGAACATGTTCAGGAAGAGTTGACTTATCTTTTGGTCGCGTCATACCTTCTAGCTTCAAACTATAAATATAGTTTTTACGCTTAGATGCTTCAAATGCATTATCTCTTTTTTCTGAAGTAGTCATGAGTTATCTATACTAGTAACATTAAATTAATTCTAGCGATTTATATAATCACCGACAAGCTTTGTTAGTGCCAAAGAGCATTCAAAAAGCAGTAATCTAGTTTAGCCTGTCACTGCTATCTTTAGCTTCCTACAACGGTAGCAACTTTATAATAAACACCTGATTCGGAGGTAATTCTTAAGTTTGTTTCAACTCGGCTAATGAAGTTATTGTGGGGATATAGCATCGACACCCAGACTTTACATGTTAATATTTTTTCATTCTTTCGACACGTGATGACTATACGTCGATAACATCAATACGTTTGGATTACATGTTAATATTATTAAATTATTTCGACGTTAAAGAGATAGTATTCACAAGGTAAATATTTAAAAATTGACAAAATTTAAAGGTGGACTTTAATATGATTATATTAAAGTTCTTTAAAAACCATGTGGTTAGCTTATCTCAAGACGATTAAGTCAGATGAACGGTAGGATCTACGATCTAACCTTGGGGCTATCATTCTTATGCTACATTAGTGATTCTTGTTGTCGTTTAATAAAATTCAGGCATAAAAAAACACCTATAAAGGTGTTGATGCTTTCTATTGAATAAAAAATGGGGTGGCTAATGGGACTTGAACCTCACGGATTAATTTAGGGGTATCACCCGTGATTCTTGTTGTCGTTTAATAAAATTCAGATATAAAAAAACACCTATTCAGGTGTTGATGCTTTCTATTGAATAAAAAGTGGGGTGGCTAATGGGACTTGAACCCACGACAACCGGAATCACAATCCGGGGCTCTACCAACTGAGCTATAGCCACCACAAAGGTTTGACTAACTTGATTAAGTTAGGACGCGGATTTTAAAGAGTAAACTTGAGAAGATCAAGACAAAAATACAATAACCGTGAATTAAAATCTCGAATACATAGAGCTAGCTAGCCCAAGCGATATGAAAAAAATGTTTCCTAACCATATACAAAACAAAATCAGTGGTTAATACTGACAAAAACGACGCTTAATCACGAACCGTTATGTCATTAGAAAACCTCTTAAACCAATTAAAAAATCAACAATCTTTGCCACCTGTCGAGTCTTGGGATCCCGACTACTGTGGTGAAATTGATTTGGTGATCAAAAGCGATGGAGCTTGGTTTTATCAAGGTACCCCTTTTAAGCGAATGAACATGGTCAAGTTATTTGCTTCCGTCATAAAAAAAGAAGCTGACGAATACTTTCTCGTGACGCCTGTTGAAAAAATTAAAATAAAGGTCGAGCTATACCCGTTTTTAATCACCCAATGGAGTTGGCAAGATGAGTCAAAGTCACAGATGTTACTATCAACAAACTTAGATGACACCTTTATTCTAGGCCAGGAGCACCCATTAACTATTGATCATGACGGCAATCTAGTGGTCAATGTTAGGCGTAACCTTCAAGCACTTGTACACCGAAACGTTTATTACCAGTGGGTTGAAGAAGCGCAAGTTAGTGATGATGAAAAATCGCTGGTTTTACACAGCGACGATCAAACCTTTGTCTTAGGTGATTTATAGTCTTTTTTTGGGCCAAATCGCAAGTAATATGGCACCAAACCAGAAAATCAAATCACTCGTGAAAAGCGCTGCTGGTTTAAATGGCGCTTCATATAAGCGTCAAAACTCATACAAATGTTACGAATCAATAAACGGGCACGTGGTGAGACCATAATCGTTGTATTAGCGTTGTCCACTAGGCCATCATCGATAAAGGTTTGCAATGAAGTTAATTCCTGGTCAAAGTAACGATCAAATTCGATATTGTGCTTCGCTTCAATGGCTTGCTTATCCAAAAACAGGTTGCACATCAATTCGCGAATAACATCACCGCGAATCAGATCGTCTTTTGATAGCGCAATGCCTTTTTCTAACGCGTGTTCACGCTCGTCAATTGCTTGGTAATATGGTGTCAAGTCCTTGATATTTTGGCTAAAGCTATTACCTATCGCACTGATTGATGAAACACCTAGGCCTAACAAATCACACTCACCTTTTGTCGTATAACCTTGGAAGTTGCGATGTAATCGACCAAGCTTTTGCGCCATAGATAGTTCATCTGTTGGCTTCGCAAAATGGTCCATACCAATGAAGTCATAACCGTAGTCAGTCAGTGTTTCAATCGCCTGGCGCATAAGGTTAAGTTTAGCATCAGCATCTGGTAGCCACTCGTCTTTTAATTTTCGCTGAGCAGCAAAACGGCTTGGCAAATGAGCGTAACTAAATAGCGAAATGCGATCGACATCAAATGCTTTAACTTGTGCTAAAGTTTTGGCAAAGGTGTCTTGATTTTGATGCGGTAAACCGTAAATTAAATCAACGTTGACCGAATCAAACTCAAGGGCTTTTGCACGAGCGATGAGTTGCCCAATAAACTCAGTAGATTGCACGCGGTTAATCGCTTCTTGCACCTTGCTATCAATATCTTGAACACCGATGCTGATACGGTTAAAGCCTAGCGCTCTTAACTCATCAATTTTATCGACTTCAATTTCACGCGGATCGATTTCAATACTCAGTTCGGCTTGCTCGATAAAGTCAAAACGCTGTTTTAAGACATTAATTAAACGCGTTAATTGTGCATTGGTTAAAAAACTAGGCGTCCCGCCACCTAAATGGAGTTGACGCACGTGGTATTTCTTAAATAGCGGTGCGCGGTGACCAATTTCTTTGATCAGATAATCTAGGTAAATATCTGCTTTGTCTTGGTGACGAGTAACAATTTTATTACAGCCGCAGTAGTAGCAAAGACTATGACAAAATGGGATGTGAACGTAGAGCGATAATTCATCAGTTGATGACTGTTCAATAGCCTTGATTAACTCAGTTTCATCAAAGCTTTCGTCAAACTCTAACGCGGTGGGATAAGACGTATATCGAGGCCCACTGGTATTGTATTTCGCAAGTAATGCTTTATCGAAAAAGTGGCTGATATTTGTTGTCATGATAAATGATTAACCCTGAGTAGAAGTGTTAACATTTTATCAAAAAAAAGGGATTAAAAGTGTTGATCAAACGCAACAAAAGGTAACTTTTGTTGCGTTTTTTCTGGCTGCTATGCGGCTTTTTCCGCACAACGAATACATTGAATGGCAGCTGGCTGCACTTCTAAACGTTTTGGCGCAATATCTTCGCCACACGTTTGGCAAGTACCGTAGGTACCTTGTTCGATGCGGTTGATTGCGTTACTCAACTGTTGAATTTCAACCTTGGCTTCAGACTCTAGTGCATTAAGCACTTCATCGTTTTCACGCTCACTAGCTAGCTCCGCCCAATCGCTTTCGTTGGCTTTGGCAAAATCATTGTGAATTGCTTCTATGCGTTGCTGTAATTCAACAATACGTTTAGTAAATTGTGCTTTTAATTCTTGTGTCATAGCCACCTCAGTTACAGGTATCTATCTCACACGTCGTTTGCTAAATAGGCTAAGCGTTCCGTTGTGTATTGATGTAATAGTGGTAATGTTTTACCAATATCATCAACACATGCGGCTTCTATTTTCATTCGCTCGACATCTTGCTTCATGCGGTCGCGTTTAGCCATTTGCTTACGTTCATCTAAAATAGATAAATGTTTAATTTGATTATATAAATTAAATATAGCAGGAAATTCATTATCCAGCTGATTACTCAACTTAAGTGAATCTAATAACACACTTAAGCGCCAGCAACCTTCGCTATAATCACACTGTTCTTCTTGCATTGCTTTGACGATGATCAAAACACTTTGCAAAACTTTTCTATCATGGCTAGCTAACGCTTTTTCATGAGCAACTTTCCGCGCTGCTTGCTGCTCTTTTTGTTTTTTTAACAACCACAGTAATCTACCTGCGTATATCGACAAACCCAGAACAATCGCACAGGCTACGCCCACTAGTAATATCATCATGGTACTATTCACTAATTACTCAAAGTCAAATTTATCATCATTAAATTTTTGCCAAAGCGCGTCTTCTGACAACGGCTCGTCATCACTTTCTACAGCGTCTTCCTCATCGTGATCAATACCTAACTTATCACTGATTTCTTGATGTCGTGCCATCAGCTTGTTGTACAAATCAACTTCATGCGCTTGTAAGGCCTGATCGTGATCCATTTTTTCAACAATCGATAACAGCTCTGGGTGCTGCTCAATTTGTTCGAGCTCTTGCCATAATTTGGCATCGGCTGACTCAGTTGCATTTACCGCGATAACTTTAGGTAAAATAGACGGCTTAACCGACTTTACCTGAGTTGTTGGCGTAGTTGTTTTGATTAACGCAATTGGCTTTTTACTGCCAATACGTGTGTCTTTATTGGTTTGGTTTGATTGCGCTTGTTTTTTACTGGTAACTTGTTGGCGAGTGCCCGGCTTGTTACCCGTTTTTTTGCGAATGCGTTTTTCAACATCAAACGTGCTATTCGCATCGGTCTTAATTACACCGCTACTGCCTCGACCGGGCTTTCTTGATTTTTTCTTTCGTGTCATATCGTCACACTCAATTTTAGAACTCTCAGGTTATGGTGGTTATTTTACGATATTCAAGACTAAATGGGCAGTGAATAAACAAGTAAACCCCAGAAAGGAAAAAAGCGATGACATAGTCATCGCTTTCGTGGAAAAAATTGCTCACTTGGCAATTGAAATACTCCAAAATCTCGGTGGTGTCCTACCTATAAAATACTATCCCTGTTTATTCTGACATTTCCTGTTTTTATTATTAATTTCCGTACAAGCTTTTATTGTTTTCGGTCATCCTAACGCTTTTTTATTAGTTCCTTTCAAGCCCTCCTGGACTAGAAGTATTCAACCTTGAATCTTGAGTAAACCATCCGTGTTTCTAAATGCATCTACGTAATGTTGATATCTTGCTTCCTTCGCAAAAGTGCCATCCGTGTTGTTAGTTAGCTAGCGTTTAGCTGGTTAATACTTTACTGATATATTTTTGTACTACAAGCACTTAATCACAAATTTATTACATTTTTTTACATTTAAGTAATATCTATCTGTTTTTATTACATAAAAAAAGTGATCGTTTTTTATCCAATTCTCGTAATCTTTATGCTTTTAATTCCTTGAAGAAATTAAAAGCATAATAAAAATTCCAAAATAAAATAAAAAAACTAGTTATTCTCATGTAGCCAAGCAGCGTGAGTTGGTGCCACTTTAGTTTCGGCCCACTCTTCAACCATCAATGGTGCAACGCGTTTTAGTTCAGCCATTTGTTCTGGTGTGCCATAATTCGCTGCAATTTCTAAACGATGACCATTTGGATCAAAGAAGTAAATAGATTTAAAAACACCGTGATTAACTGGCCCTAAAACGTCAACGCCTTTGCTAACGAGTTCTTCTTTCGCGTTAACTAGCGCATCGATATTTTCAACTTCTAGCGCAATGTGCTGAACCCATTTTGGTGTATTTTCATCACGGCCCATATCAGGCGAGTTAGGAATTTCAAAAAACGCCAAAACATTGCCCATGCCCGCATCTAAAAAAATATGCATATAGGGATCTGGCTCTTTGGTCGATGGAACTTCGTTTTCGGCAATGGCGACAGTCAGTTCCATATTGAGCATTTCTTTATACCAATCAACTGTTTCTTTAGCGTCTTTGCAGCGATAAGCGACATGGTGAAAGCGTTGTATATTAATCATAAATTATTATCTTTGTTGACCTGTTAATAGGGCAATTTTTATCACAGATAAGGAGTTTTGAGCTATTAAAAAAGACAAAAAGCACAACGGCGAAACGTCATGCTTTTGCTACAGGTGTAAATATTTCAATACAGAAACTTAGTTAAGCTCGAACCATGCCCGTGCTAGGTCACTGTTTTCAAGTGTTAACTTCACACCAGCAAGTGGCGAGTCACTAACCACTAATTCACTTTCTATCAAAAGATCATCTCTAAAATAGTAACAACTCAACCGTTTGCCGACAGGATGATGAGATAGCAACTTCGCCAAACTTGTTTCATTAACCTTGCGGCCTGCAACGGCAATTAAAACATCATTTACTGCTAATCCAGCGTTTGCCGCAGGTGAATGCTCTATCACCGAGGTGATTTTTAACCCTTCGGGTAGTTGCTGAAACATTGCGCCGATATAAGGCTTAATATCATTGGTAACAGCTGTGTCTAAACTATTTAATTTATCAAATTTTGCTCGACTAAATCGCACGCCAAATTTAGCAAACTGATCGCTCAACTGATATGGCGCCTTAGCGTTTAAGCGTTCGTAGAATGCTTCTGACATGTCTTGGCCACATAACTTATTAAACTCCTCAAGATAGTCTTGCGTTGTGGTACCTTGTTCTGCACGACCAAACTTTTGCCACATTGCTCGCATTAAATCATCAAGGCTCTTTTGGCCA carries:
- a CDS encoding DUF1285 domain-containing protein; the protein is MSLENLLNQLKNQQSLPPVESWDPDYCGEIDLVIKSDGAWFYQGTPFKRMNMVKLFASVIKKEADEYFLVTPVEKIKIKVELYPFLITQWSWQDESKSQMLLSTNLDDTFILGQEHPLTIDHDGNLVVNVRRNLQALVHRNVYYQWVEEAQVSDDEKSLVLHSDDQTFVLGDL
- the yihI gene encoding Der GTPase-activating protein YihI, whose amino-acid sequence is MTRKKKSRKPGRGSSGVIKTDANSTFDVEKRIRKKTGNKPGTRQQVTSKKQAQSNQTNKDTRIGSKKPIALIKTTTPTTQVKSVKPSILPKVIAVNATESADAKLWQELEQIEQHPELLSIVEKMDHDQALQAHEVDLYNKLMARHQEISDKLGIDHDEEDAVESDDEPLSEDALWQKFNDDKFDFE
- the hemN gene encoding oxygen-independent coproporphyrinogen III oxidase — protein: MTTNISHFFDKALLAKYNTSGPRYTSYPTALEFDESFDETELIKAIEQSSTDELSLYVHIPFCHSLCYYCGCNKIVTRHQDKADIYLDYLIKEIGHRAPLFKKYHVRQLHLGGGTPSFLTNAQLTRLINVLKQRFDFIEQAELSIEIDPREIEVDKIDELRALGFNRISIGVQDIDSKVQEAINRVQSTEFIGQLIARAKALEFDSVNVDLIYGLPHQNQDTFAKTLAQVKAFDVDRISLFSYAHLPSRFAAQRKLKDEWLPDADAKLNLMRQAIETLTDYGYDFIGMDHFAKPTDELSMAQKLGRLHRNFQGYTTKGECDLLGLGVSSISAIGNSFSQNIKDLTPYYQAIDEREHALEKGIALSKDDLIRGDVIRELMCNLFLDKQAIEAKHNIEFDRYFDQELTSLQTFIDDGLVDNANTTIMVSPRARLLIRNICMSFDAYMKRHLNQQRFSRVI
- a CDS encoding RHS repeat domain-containing protein, with the protein product MNGRIYDPTLGRFLQADPIIQAPMNSQSYNRYAYVFNNPLSYTDPSGYSAWTKFRDKILKPVVAIAITIYTGGAALAAGGWTGLGIAMAGGAASGFVMTGSLKGALTGAFSAAAFYGIGSYFQGAMEANKLREGLEVLENGLTTAQFAGKIATHAIAGGIMSDLNGGKFGHGFWAAGVTQAAGLKIDGIDASSKFSPARIMAAATLGGTISKISGGKFANGALTATFSRAFNDELHFNGKKLSWIDDEGKVIKEWSAVSGKRGSTVKDQSKEDYGPIPEGEYTVAQDKLQFWDDLSGLNKFASTMSPLVPGDHGAWPGGTTAWGESRVWLQSAAGTNVYGRSGFSIHGGSFAGSAGCIDMTLHMPAFTQAFQQYNQNMTLTVKY
- a CDS encoding DUF2489 domain-containing protein codes for the protein MMILLVGVACAIVLGLSIYAGRLLWLLKKQKEQQAARKVAHEKALASHDRKVLQSVLIIVKAMQEEQCDYSEGCWRLSVLLDSLKLSNQLDNEFPAIFNLYNQIKHLSILDERKQMAKRDRMKQDVERMKIEAACVDDIGKTLPLLHQYTTERLAYLANDV
- a CDS encoding RHS repeat-associated core domain-containing protein, with translation MNGRIYDPTLGRFLQADPHIQAPTNSQSYNRYSYVLNNPLSYTDPSGYFFKKLAKAFGNLWQATVGNVLRAIAKVPILNAAVGFLACATGPIGCAAFGAASSFAVTGSLKAALIGGFTAGIGGGHGFLTAGLVGGLASRIQGGNFGHGFWSAGIGALVGGRIKTGNAYLNVAVSAVVGGTVSKLTGGKFGNGAQTWAFSAAIAQDWASAKPIEEGTPEWEAREEEYLQKIIEEDRAMIQSGEGLYAINDNTFGASSGLIPGLTVQEQQALDAEAAGNALDVLSYATPYVAYKAAGYSFKFMRYENAGGYGFTWLKNGKRSFGIDKHPIPKLIGHNKNVWHFHAGKTRSQISKHRPYQGGWKWW
- a CDS encoding YhfG family protein, which codes for MTTSEKRDNAFEASKRKNYIYSLKLEGMTRPKDKSTLPEHVQQYINQIKEAHG
- a CDS encoding TraR/DksA family transcriptional regulator — its product is MTQELKAQFTKRIVELQQRIEAIHNDFAKANESDWAELASERENDEVLNALESEAKVEIQQLSNAINRIEQGTYGTCQTCGEDIAPKRLEVQPAAIQCIRCAEKAA
- a CDS encoding putative adenosine monophosphate-protein transferase Fic; this encodes MVDKYGVANDPYCYPQTEILINNFDIRSADILEDVEAELTTIRLEQFHDSDQVINFEYFKAIHFHLFQDLYTWAGQIRTVDISKGDTRFCNVARIEKEGSKCFSILSHLDNLSDSNSDEFIAQLTDFFCEMNVVHPFREGNGRALRLLCEVIAKRSGFILSWNNISPKQWMEANIAGYHGDLTPLIKIFSNSTRKIV
- a CDS encoding VOC family protein, with translation MINIQRFHHVAYRCKDAKETVDWYKEMLNMELTVAIAENEVPSTKEPDPYMHIFLDAGMGNVLAFFEIPNSPDMGRDENTPKWVQHIALEVENIDALVNAKEELVSKGVDVLGPVNHGVFKSIYFFDPNGHRLEIAANYGTPEQMAELKRVAPLMVEEWAETKVAPTHAAWLHENN